In Carassius carassius chromosome 19, fCarCar2.1, whole genome shotgun sequence, a single genomic region encodes these proteins:
- the LOC132095285 gene encoding ganglioside-induced differentiation-associated protein 2: MDPLGARSQFVEVQNLPTWDQPQGVQDEVDGENLLMEEDDQLTNQLNSLESPFPFRQDINSKIVLFNGDVALLNCTAIINTSNETLTDKNPVSDSIHRYSGPELRDELLKLKGCRTGEAKMTEGFNLAARFIIHTVGPKYKAKYRTAAESSLYSCYRNVMQFAKEHAMASVGFCVVNTVKRAYPLEDATHIALRTVRRFLENHGENIETVVFAVSDVEEPVYRKLMPLYYPRSKKEERIGLPLLPADIGNAEGEPVVLERQIRIAEKPGNLEDDSGDDSLESDLGLVGSHAFARMEGDVDKQRKLILQGQMSEAAQQKQHQRNYNRWLCRARAEDLSDIAALKALYQTGVDLCGRTVMVVVGRNIPVTLIDMEKALLYFIHVMDHITVKEYVMVYFHTLTGEHNHLDTDFLKKLYDIVDAKFKKNLRAFYFVHPTFRSKVSTWFFTTFSVSGLKEKVHHIENLQQLFTCILPEQIDIPPFVLEYDTRVNSPYYTPQSSGL, encoded by the exons ATGGATCCCTTGGGAGCTCGTTCCCAGTTTGTGGAGGTCCAGAACCTCCCCACATGGGACCAGCCTCAGGGAGTCCAGGATGAGGTGGACGGAGAAAACCTCTTAATGGAGGAAGATGACCAGCTCACCAATCAGCTCAATTCTTTAGAGTCCCCTTTCCCCTTCAGACAAGACATCAACAGCAAGATTGTACTATT TAATGGAGATGTGGCACTTTTAAACTGCACCGCAATCATCAATACAAGTAATGAGACACTAACAGACAAGAATCCTGTATCAGACAGTATCCACAGATACTCCGGCCCTGAACTAAGGGATGAATTACTCAAACTGAAAG gaTGTCGGACCGGTGAGGCAAAAATGACAGAGGGTTTCAACTTGGCTGCACGCTTTATCATTCACACAGTTGGACCCAAATATAAAGCCAAGTACCGGACAGCTGCGGAGAGTTCTCTTTACAGCTGTTACAGAAACGTCATGCAGTTTGCCAA GGAACATGCCATGGCATCTGTGGGGTTTTGTGTGGTCAACACGGTCAAAAGGGCATATCCACTGGAGGACGCCACACATATAGCATTAA GGACTGTTCGTAGATTTTTGGAGAACCATGGTGAAAACATTGAGACGGTGGTGTTTGCTGTTTCGGATGTTGAGGAG CCAGTGTACAGGAAGTTAATGCCTTTGTATTACCCACGTTCAAAAAAAGAAGAGAGGATTGGTCTGCCTCTCCTCCCTGCTGACATTGGCAATGCTGAGGGGGAGCCCGTGGTCCTGGAGAGACAGATCCGCATTGCCGAAAAGCCAGGAAATCTAGAGG ATGACTCTGGGGATGACTCATTAGAGTCCGACCTGGGGCTGGTAGGAAGCCACGCGTTTGCTCGTATGGAAGGGGATGTGGATAAGCAACGTAAACTCATCCTTCAGGGCCAAATGTCTGAAGCAGCCCAACAGAAACAGCACCAAAGGAA CTATAACCGCTGGCTTTGCAGAGCTCGAGCAGAGGACCTTTCAGACATAGCAGCATTAAAGGCACTATATCAGACCG GTGTTGATTTGTGTGGTAGGACGGTCATGGTTGTTGTTGGCAGGAATATTCCAGTTACACTTATTGATATGGAGAAG gcTTTGCTGTATTTCATCCACGTGATGGACCATATCACGGTGAAGGAGTATGTGATGGTGTATTTCCACACACTCACCGGTGAACACAACCACCTGGACACCGACTTCCTCAAGAAGCTTTATGATATTGTGGATGCCAA GTTTAAGAAAAACCTGAGGGCTTTCTACTTCGTTCACCCGACGTTCCGCTCCAAG GTCTCTACTTGGTTCTTCACAACGTTCAGTGTATCAGGCCTTAAAGAGAAGGTCCATCACATAGAGAACCTACAGCAGCTCTTCACCTGCATCCTACCTGAGCAGATTGACATCCCTCCTTTCGTCCTGGAGTATGACACACGG GTTAACAGCCCCTATTACACGCCTCAGTCCTCAGGCCTGTGA